A single window of Flavipsychrobacter sp. DNA harbors:
- a CDS encoding helix-turn-helix transcriptional regulator, whose product MAQFRDQKLLDKIAARLKDLREERGLSQEKVYNELDVHIARIEVGKVNVSVSTLSKLCDYFDITLTEFFRKIDYK is encoded by the coding sequence ATGGCACAGTTCAGAGACCAGAAATTATTGGATAAAATCGCTGCGAGGTTGAAAGACCTACGTGAAGAAAGAGGTTTGTCCCAAGAGAAGGTTTATAATGAATTGGACGTGCATATTGCTCGAATAGAGGTAGGGAAAGTCAATGTATCGGTTAGCACCTTATCAAAGTTGTGTGATTACTTCGACATTACACTAACTGAATTTTTTAGAAAGATAGATTATAAATGA
- a CDS encoding efflux RND transporter periplasmic adaptor subunit, which yields MRNRFNIYIMFFASCVVLLSCNGNGRDDNASNHKDIEHSHTQESVHLTSVQLDALSIQIDTIPLRSIASYVEANGKLEVPPQNEATVTAIIGANVVSIKVIEGDKVRKGEPLAYLSHPDLIKMQSDYINEYNQLQYLGQEYQRQQKLYEEKVGSGKQFQKTKADYLSLKGIVTGLEAQLKQFGLNLTRIRSNNLYEQVPVHSPIDGYVRLVEVKTGQYVSPQSEIFEIVSNDHIHADLMVFEKDMHKVKVGQKVNLFIESLDNQTLQANIYAVGKAFEDDPKAVHIHADIEEKSGLLIPGMYVRGQIVTDDNYGYALPEDAIVKENNRYYIFTAEVELHDNDTSWIFYPMEVTTGSRDNGWVEIKPLKAITQTTKVAFGSAYYLMAEMKKGEAEHSH from the coding sequence ATGAGAAATCGGTTTAATATATATATCATGTTTTTTGCATCATGCGTTGTTTTACTATCATGCAATGGCAATGGGCGCGATGATAATGCATCCAATCATAAAGATATTGAGCATAGTCATACACAAGAATCCGTGCATTTAACAAGTGTACAACTTGATGCTCTTTCAATACAGATAGATACCATCCCCTTACGAAGTATAGCATCCTATGTTGAAGCAAATGGAAAACTGGAAGTACCCCCACAAAACGAAGCTACGGTTACAGCCATTATTGGAGCAAACGTTGTCTCTATTAAGGTTATTGAAGGCGATAAGGTAAGAAAAGGTGAACCCTTAGCCTACCTTAGCCACCCTGACCTTATTAAAATGCAATCAGATTATATAAATGAATATAATCAATTACAGTATCTGGGACAGGAGTATCAAAGACAGCAAAAACTGTATGAAGAAAAAGTAGGTTCAGGTAAACAATTTCAAAAAACTAAAGCAGATTATTTGTCTTTGAAAGGTATTGTAACCGGACTTGAAGCTCAACTAAAGCAATTTGGCTTGAACCTGACACGCATCAGAAGCAACAACCTCTACGAACAAGTTCCGGTTCACAGTCCTATTGATGGCTATGTACGATTAGTAGAAGTGAAAACAGGGCAGTATGTATCACCACAAAGTGAAATATTTGAAATAGTAAGTAACGACCATATACATGCTGACCTGATGGTTTTTGAAAAAGACATGCACAAAGTGAAAGTTGGACAGAAAGTAAACCTATTTATAGAGAGCCTTGACAATCAAACCTTACAAGCAAATATATATGCCGTAGGTAAGGCTTTTGAAGACGATCCTAAAGCTGTACATATTCATGCTGATATTGAAGAGAAATCAGGATTGTTGATACCGGGTATGTATGTGAGAGGTCAAATTGTAACCGATGACAATTACGGATACGCTTTGCCTGAAGATGCCATAGTCAAGGAAAACAATAGGTATTATATATTCACAGCAGAAGTTGAACTTCATGATAATGACACGTCGTGGATATTTTACCCAATGGAGGTAACTACAGGAAGCAGAGATAATGGATGGGTTGAAATAAAGCCCTTAAAAGCTATAACCCAAACCACAAAGGTAGCCTTTGGAAGTGCCTATTACCTGATGGCAGAGATGAAAAAAGGAGAAGCGGAACATAGTCATTAA
- a CDS encoding CusA/CzcA family heavy metal efflux RND transporter, translating into MLNSIIRYSVKNKLIIGLFTIALIIGGIWSLKEVPVDAVPDITNNQVQVITQSPNLSTEDIEQFVTYPVEVAMANLPGVSEIRSVSRFGLSVVTIVFEEDMGTYVPRQLVSEKLNDIGKNIPEGFGEPEMGPISTGLGEIYQYTLEVDSTYKDEYSITELRTIQDWIIRRQMAMVPGVVEVNAFGGKVKQYEVAVATDELNAIGLTITDIFNALEQNNQNTGGAYIEKDHYANFIRGEGLARNLDDIRKTVVVNKNGLPITIGDIAKVRFGEAVRYGAFTKDGQGEAVGGMILMLKGANSNDVIERVKERIIQIQQTLPPGVHIESFLDRSTLIKDTTSTVSKNLLEGALIVIFVLVLLLGNWRGGLIVASAIPLSLLFAFILMNIFGVWANLMSLGAIDFGIIVDGAVIIVESTVFLLHEKIIKKKIINQQLHDELAYDASSKMMNSAFFGQLIILIVFIPILALEGVEGKMFQPMALTFMFAMIGVMVLCLTYIPMMSALFLRVNNTDTKSWGDKIVAKIERVYESLLRKTLKKSKLVIILSVCLLGAAGFAFSKLGGEFIPQLDEGDIAFHVILKPGSSLSEAIESSTKIEQLLLEKFPEVEHAMTRFGVADVPTDPMPMDIGDCFIILKPKDEWVTTDSKEELIHKIKQAVSVIPGINYEFTQPIEMRFNELLSGVREDVAVKLFGEDLDILADKAEEMGRIISTIPGVGDMKVEATSGLPQMTVRYDRVKLAQYGLKINELNKIIMSAFSGGKAGVIFEGEKRFDLVVRLQEQGRKNIDDVKTLYIPTPNNNQIPLKEVADISYVPGPMQISRDNTNRRIYVGINVRNRDVKSLVEDIKNKLDNELQLPPGYYIRYGGAFENLERASKRLQIVVPIALVLIFILVFFALKSISQTVMIYMAIPLAAIGGIFSLWLRDMPFSISAGVGFIVLFGVAVLNGLVLINGWNELKDEGKTNIYERIILGAKRRIRPIMLTALTDVLGFLPMAISTSAGAEVQQPLATVVIGGMISATLLTLFVMPVLYNWLENRKNNIHKNSLPAIVIFACILSTSIPFSASAQETETHEITSVEEAIEVAIKNNGNIKAAETDIQIQQQKKKTAFDVAKTQLGFQYGQYNSFENDLSFNVVQNFDFPSVYINQHSLAKKRVTKSNITLDVEKNELKKEIRKTWYTLAYLQEQQKLLLYQDTLYKRFLYAATIRYETEESTFLEKSSVETEVMEIENQIKINHSEIFIQEQKLKALLNTTVDITFNTESLKKRVSLTVDRSSLPMDNPTNKYVKQQIEIAETEKKLKTSEMLPGFSIGYFNQSLIGSPTSSGDIATINNRFTGVQVGVTIPLFFGSYTAQIKEAKLAEQMAQTRADYFEVRLFSSVKQQLQEVFKQEASLDYYNDKALKQADLLIEYAQKSFENGAIGYIEYFRNLNQAIDIKSGYLKTLNTYNQSIIELEYFFGK; encoded by the coding sequence ATGCTAAATAGTATAATTCGCTATTCTGTAAAGAATAAGCTGATTATCGGGTTGTTTACAATTGCATTAATCATAGGCGGAATATGGAGCTTAAAAGAAGTACCGGTTGATGCAGTTCCCGATATAACAAATAATCAGGTACAAGTAATTACGCAGTCTCCAAATCTTAGTACAGAGGACATTGAGCAATTTGTTACTTATCCCGTAGAAGTGGCTATGGCCAACCTGCCGGGTGTATCGGAAATCCGTTCTGTTTCCAGGTTTGGGCTATCTGTAGTAACAATCGTCTTTGAAGAAGATATGGGGACATATGTGCCAAGGCAATTAGTCTCTGAAAAGCTCAATGACATAGGCAAAAACATACCCGAGGGTTTTGGAGAACCGGAAATGGGGCCTATTTCCACAGGTCTTGGTGAGATATACCAATATACACTTGAAGTTGATTCAACTTATAAAGATGAATACTCAATTACCGAACTAAGGACTATTCAGGACTGGATTATTCGCAGGCAAATGGCTATGGTGCCCGGCGTGGTTGAGGTCAACGCCTTTGGCGGCAAGGTAAAACAATATGAGGTCGCTGTTGCCACTGATGAATTGAATGCAATCGGCCTGACTATCACAGATATATTTAACGCACTTGAACAAAATAATCAGAATACTGGAGGCGCTTATATTGAGAAAGACCACTATGCAAATTTTATCAGAGGAGAAGGTCTTGCCCGTAATTTAGATGACATACGAAAAACAGTTGTGGTTAATAAGAATGGATTACCCATTACTATTGGCGACATTGCCAAAGTAAGGTTTGGGGAAGCCGTACGATATGGTGCTTTTACCAAAGACGGACAAGGTGAAGCAGTTGGCGGCATGATTCTCATGTTAAAGGGCGCCAACTCGAATGATGTCATAGAACGTGTAAAAGAACGCATAATACAAATACAACAAACATTACCACCAGGAGTACATATAGAGTCTTTTCTTGACAGGAGCACTTTAATTAAAGATACCACCAGTACAGTCAGTAAAAACTTACTTGAAGGTGCATTGATTGTAATATTTGTATTAGTACTACTCCTCGGGAACTGGAGGGGTGGTCTAATAGTTGCTTCTGCGATACCACTTTCATTACTGTTTGCGTTTATTCTCATGAATATTTTCGGCGTATGGGCCAACCTGATGAGCCTGGGGGCTATAGATTTTGGAATCATAGTAGACGGTGCAGTTATCATTGTTGAAAGCACCGTTTTCCTGTTACATGAGAAAATTATAAAGAAGAAAATTATCAACCAACAACTACATGATGAGTTAGCTTATGATGCGTCCAGCAAGATGATGAATTCAGCGTTTTTCGGACAGTTGATAATCTTAATAGTGTTTATCCCTATACTTGCTTTGGAAGGCGTAGAAGGCAAAATGTTTCAGCCTATGGCCTTAACATTCATGTTTGCTATGATAGGGGTAATGGTGCTGTGTCTGACATACATCCCTATGATGTCTGCACTATTCCTTCGCGTCAATAATACGGATACAAAATCCTGGGGAGATAAAATTGTTGCTAAGATTGAACGCGTCTATGAGTCCCTGTTAAGAAAAACGCTAAAGAAATCAAAATTGGTGATTATCCTGTCAGTATGTCTCTTAGGGGCTGCTGGGTTTGCATTCTCCAAACTTGGTGGGGAGTTCATTCCACAACTGGATGAAGGTGATATTGCGTTTCATGTTATCCTTAAGCCAGGTAGTTCGCTTTCGGAAGCTATTGAGAGTTCAACTAAGATTGAGCAATTATTATTGGAAAAATTTCCCGAAGTAGAACATGCCATGACAAGATTTGGCGTAGCTGATGTACCTACAGACCCAATGCCGATGGATATAGGCGATTGCTTTATTATCCTAAAGCCAAAAGATGAATGGGTGACAACCGACAGCAAGGAAGAACTCATTCATAAAATCAAACAAGCAGTGAGTGTTATACCTGGAATAAACTATGAATTTACACAACCCATCGAAATGCGTTTTAATGAATTGCTGTCAGGCGTCCGTGAGGATGTTGCAGTAAAACTGTTTGGAGAAGATTTGGACATTCTTGCCGATAAGGCCGAAGAAATGGGGAGAATTATCAGCACTATACCTGGTGTCGGAGATATGAAGGTAGAAGCTACAAGTGGGCTGCCTCAAATGACGGTTAGGTATGACAGGGTCAAACTCGCACAATATGGTCTCAAAATAAATGAACTGAATAAGATAATAATGTCAGCATTTTCCGGAGGTAAAGCAGGTGTCATATTTGAGGGTGAAAAAAGATTTGACCTTGTCGTAAGGCTTCAGGAACAGGGAAGAAAAAATATTGATGATGTTAAAACACTCTATATACCAACTCCTAACAACAATCAGATTCCACTTAAGGAAGTAGCAGATATAAGCTACGTCCCGGGCCCCATGCAAATCAGCAGGGACAATACCAACAGAAGAATATATGTAGGTATCAATGTAAGGAACCGTGATGTTAAATCGCTTGTTGAGGACATTAAAAACAAACTGGATAATGAACTTCAACTACCACCGGGATATTATATAAGGTATGGTGGCGCATTTGAAAACCTCGAACGTGCCAGCAAGCGTTTGCAAATAGTAGTACCCATAGCATTGGTATTGATTTTTATACTGGTATTTTTTGCGCTCAAATCAATTTCACAAACAGTGATGATATATATGGCTATACCACTTGCAGCTATTGGTGGGATATTCTCTTTATGGTTGCGAGATATGCCGTTCAGTATATCAGCTGGTGTTGGTTTTATTGTTTTATTTGGTGTTGCAGTACTGAACGGACTCGTATTGATAAATGGCTGGAATGAATTGAAAGATGAAGGTAAGACAAATATTTATGAGCGGATTATCCTGGGTGCTAAAAGAAGAATCCGCCCTATTATGCTCACGGCACTTACAGATGTATTAGGTTTTTTACCGATGGCTATATCTACGTCTGCTGGTGCTGAAGTTCAGCAACCGTTGGCTACAGTCGTAATTGGGGGTATGATTTCTGCAACACTTCTAACACTCTTTGTCATGCCTGTTTTATACAACTGGCTTGAAAACCGTAAGAATAATATACATAAAAATAGTCTGCCTGCAATTGTAATATTTGCCTGTATTCTATCAACAAGTATTCCATTCAGTGCGTCAGCACAAGAAACTGAGACCCATGAAATCACATCAGTGGAAGAAGCAATTGAGGTCGCAATAAAAAACAACGGGAATATTAAAGCTGCGGAAACAGATATACAAATTCAGCAACAAAAAAAGAAAACTGCATTTGATGTAGCAAAAACACAATTAGGCTTTCAGTATGGGCAATATAATAGTTTTGAGAATGACCTTTCATTCAACGTAGTACAAAATTTTGATTTTCCATCAGTCTATATCAATCAACATTCATTAGCTAAAAAACGAGTTACAAAAAGCAATATAACTCTGGATGTTGAAAAAAATGAGTTGAAAAAAGAAATACGCAAGACTTGGTATACACTTGCCTATCTGCAGGAACAACAAAAACTATTGTTATACCAGGACACCTTATACAAACGTTTTCTTTACGCAGCAACTATCCGGTATGAAACAGAAGAAAGTACTTTCCTTGAAAAGTCATCGGTGGAGACAGAAGTTATGGAGATAGAAAATCAGATTAAGATAAACCATTCTGAAATTTTTATACAAGAGCAAAAGCTGAAGGCTTTATTGAATACGACAGTCGATATAACCTTTAATACGGAAAGCTTGAAGAAAAGAGTTTCATTAACTGTTGATAGGAGTTCACTGCCTATGGATAATCCAACGAACAAATATGTAAAACAACAAATAGAAATTGCAGAAACAGAAAAGAAGCTTAAAACCTCTGAAATGCTACCGGGATTTTCCATAGGTTATTTCAACCAATCGCTTATAGGTAGCCCAACATCAAGTGGTGATATTGCGACTATTAATAATCGCTTCACAGGAGTTCAGGTAGGAGTGACCATACCTCTGTTTTTTGGCTCGTATACTGCCCAAATAAAAGAAGCTAAACTCGCCGAGCAAATGGCACAAACAAGGGCAGATTACTTTGAGGTTAGATTATTCAGTTCAGTTAAACAACAATTACAAGAAGTATTTAAACAAGAAGCCAGTCTGGATTATTATAACGATAAAGCACTTAAACAGGCAGACCTATTGATTGAGTATGCACAAAAAAGTTTTGAGAACGGTGCTATTGGATATATCGAATACTTCAGGAATCTCAACCAGGCAATAGACATTAAGTCTGGTTACTTAAAAACATTAAATACTTACAATCAATCCATCATCGAATTGGAATATTTTTTCGGTAAATAA